A stretch of the Elephas maximus indicus isolate mEleMax1 chromosome 3, mEleMax1 primary haplotype, whole genome shotgun sequence genome encodes the following:
- the APBA3 gene encoding amyloid-beta A4 precursor protein-binding family A member 3 — MEFLTIPPTPPGPPAMDLEEPRDTLVPSQDLAPVCQWDPVPRAPRGLNQMDFDGSRIQDLVQQFEALPGDLGGPFSEGTPCPLHIATGHGLPCQDVADAHGLLSAEAGRDDLLSLLRCDECLPSQPCPQESPEPAPRLLQPPEDPDGNMSLPEWAEGASAGHDGSRSSGSSPEPWLETVPLVGPEERPARAQSPKTLASYPAFQEVPGPCDHEDLLDGVIFGAKYLGSTQLVSERNPPPSTRMAQAQEAMDRVKAPPGETQPMTEVDLFVSTKRIKVLTPDSQEAMMDHALQTISYIADIGSVLVLMARRRLARRPMPLDRNRRLYKMTCHVFHSEDAQLIAQAIGQAFAVAYSQFLQERGLDPSQVDARQSQGAEGPGQLHNGDLDHFSNSENCREVHIEKRRGEGLGVALVESGWGSLLPTAVIANLQHGGPAERSGELSIGDRLTAINGASLVGLPLSACQAAVREVKPQTSVTLSIVHCPPVTTAIIRRPHAREQLGFCVEDGIICSLLRGGIAERGGVRVGHRIIEINGQSVVAMPHARIIELLTEAHSEVHIKTMPAATYRLLTGQEQPVYL, encoded by the exons ATGGAATTCTTGACGATCCCCCCAACCCCTCCGGGACCTCCAGCCATGGACTTGGAGGAGCCCAGGGACACTCTTGTGCCCTCTCAGGACCTCGCCCCTGTCTGCCAGTGGGACCCGGTGCCCAGAGCCCCCAGAGGTCTGAATCAGATGGATTTTGACGGGTCTAGAATCCAGGACCTGGTGCAACAATTTGAGGCTCTACCGGGTGATCTGGGGGGTCCGTTTTCAGAGGGAACCCCCTGCCCCCTGCACATTGCCACCGGGCACGGCCTGCCATGCCAGGACGTTGCCGATGCGCATGGGCTCTTGTCAGCTGAGGCTGGACGGGACGACCTGCTTAGCCTTTTGCGCTGTGATGAGTGCCTGCCTTCCCAGCCTTGTCCCCAGGAGTCTCCGGAGCCTGCTCCTCGCCTGCTGCAGCCCCCTGAGGACCCAGACGGGAACATGAGCCTTCCAGAATGGGCAGAGGGAGCCTCTGCGGGGCACGATGGCAGCAGGAGCTCGGGCAGCTCTCCAGAGCCCTGGCTGGAGACAGTGCCTCTGGTTGGCCCGGAAGAGCGACCTGCCAGAGCCCAG AGCCCCAAGACCCTGGCTTCATACCCTGCCTTCCAGGAGG TACCCGGTCCCTGTGACCACGAAGACCTCCTCGATGGTGTCATATTCGGGGCCAAGTACTTGGGATCCACCCAGCTGGTGTCAGAGCGGAACCCACCCCCAAGTACACGCATGGCCCAGGCCCAAGAGGCGATGGACCGCGTCAAG GCGCCCCCCGGGGAGACGCAGCCCATGACAGAGGTGGACCTTTTTGTCTCCACGAAGCGGATCAAGGTTCTGACGCCTGATTCCCAG GAGGCCATGATGGACCACGCCCTGCAGACCATCTCCTACATCGCCGACATCGGCAGTGTGCTGGTGCTCATGGCCCGGCGGCGGCTGGCCCGGCGGCCAATGCCCCTAGACCGGAACCGCCGACTCTACAAGATGACCTGCCACGTCTTCCACTCGGAGGAT GCCCAGCTCATCGCGCAGGCCATCGGCCAGGCCTTCGCCGTGGCCTACAGCCAGTTCCTGCAGGAGAGGGGCCTCGACCCCAGCCAGGTGGACGCACGGCAGAGCCAGGGGGCCGAGGGGCCCGGGCAGCTCCACAACGGGGACCTCGACCACTTCTCCAACAGCGAGAACTGCCGGGAG GTGCACATCGAGAAGCGCCGGGGTGAGGGCCTGGGTGTGGCCCTGGTGGAGTCGGGCTGGGGCTCCCTGCTGCCCACGGCTGTCATCGCCAACCTGCAGCATGGGGGCCCCGCCGAGCGCTCCGGGGAGCTCAGCATCGGGGACCGCCTCACCGCCATCAATGGAGCCAGCCTGGTggggctgcccctgagtgcctgccAGGCAGCTGTCCGC GAGGTGAAGCCACAGACGTCCGTGACCCTCAGCATCGTCCATTGTCCCCCAGTCACCACGGCCATCATCCGCCGGCCCCATGCCCGCGAGCAGCTGGGCTTCTGTGTGGAGGACGGCATC aTCTGCAGCCTCCTCCGTGGTGGCATTGCCGAGCGCGGGGGCGTCCGTGTGGGACACCGCATCATTGAGATTAATGGGCAGAGTGTGGTGGCAATGCCGCACGCCCGTATCATCGAGCTGCTCACTGAGGCCCACAGCGAG GTCCACATCAAGACGATGCCGGCCGCCACTTACCGCCTGCTCACCGGCCAGGAGCAGCCTGTGTACTTGTGA
- the TJP3 gene encoding tight junction protein ZO-3 isoform X3 — protein sequence MEELTIWEQHTATLSKDPRRGFGIAISGGRDRSSGSVVVSDVLPGGPAEGRLQTGDQIVMVNGVSMENVTSAFAIQILKTCTKLANITVKRPRKIQLPVTKAGPSSPGHQDSDEEDGPRRLEDADHGRGYEGDSSSGSGRSWGERSRRPRAGRRSRAGSRGRRSPGGGSEANGLALVSGFKRLPRQDVLMRPVKSVLVRRRESEEFGVKLGSQIFIKHITDSGLAARNRGLQEGDLILQINGVSSKNLSLSDTRRLIEKSEGKLTLLVLRDHRQFLVNIPPAVSDSDSSLLEDISDLGSELSQALPSHIPPPPQQAQRSPDTSRTTSPVERPQLQRKRLVDSRDISEPDSPPERSYDIYRVPSGQSIEDHGYSPDVRVVHFIKGASIGLRLAGGNDVGIFVSGVQAGSPADGQGIQEGDQILQANDTSFRNLTREEAVQFLLGLPRGEEVELVMQRKQDSEFFQKMVQSRVGDSFYIRTHFEMEPSPPSGLGFTRGDVFHVVDTLYPGPGQSHARGGHWLAARVGRDLREQERGLIPNQSRAEQLATLEAAQRALGAGPSSSTSSSARAEFWRLRGLRRGAKKTVQRSREDLSALTKQGHYPPYERVVLREASFKRPVVILGPVADIAMQKLTAEMPDQFEIAESMLRTESPSKIIKLDTVRVIAERDKHALLDVTPSAVERLNYVQYYPIVVFCAPESRSALKALRQWLAPASRRSSRRLYAQAQKLRKHSSHLFTATIPLHGTSDTWYQELKAIIQEQQTRPIWTSEDQLDSSSEDNLDLPLHGLADSSAELSCDSRANSDYETDGEGHTDGEGYTDGEGGAYTDMDEEPPVVALTRSSEPVLADQPQSPQDHGRSVSRWGVQVDGWHPQGQWRQDSMRTYEREALKKKFTRARDMESSDEDGYDWGPATDL from the exons ATGGAGGAGCTGACAATCTGGGAGCAGCACACAGCCACACTCAGCAAG GATCCTCGCCGGGGCTTTGGCATTGCCATCTCTGGAGGTCGAGACCGGTCCAGCGGGTCCGTGGTTGTGTCCGATGTATTGCCCGGGGGGCCAGCTGAGGGCAGGCTGCA GACAGGGGACCAGATTGTCATGGTGAATGGGGTCTCCATGGAAAATGTCACCTCTGCCTTCGCCATCCAGATACTCAAGACTTGCACCAAGTTGGCCAACATT acagtGAAGCGGCCCCGGAAGATCCAGCTGCCTGTCACAAAGGCTGGCCCTTCTAGCCCAGGGCACCAGGACTCGGACGAGGAGGATGGGCCCCGGCGGCTTGAGGATGCTGACCACGGTCGGGGCTATGAGGGCGACTCGTCCAGTGGCTCCGGCCGTTCCTGGGGTGAGCGCTCCCGCCGGCCAAGGGCTGGCCGCCGGAGCCGGGCTGGCAGCCGTGGGCGCAGGAGCCCAGGTGGCGGCTCTGAGGCCAATGGGCTGGCCCTGGTGTCGGGCTTCAAGCGGCTCCCACGGCAGGACGTGCTGATGAGGCCCGTGAAGTCAGTGCTGGTGAGGCGGAGGGAGAGCGAAG AGTTTGGGGTCAAACTGGGCAGTCAGATTTTCATCAAGCACATCACGGATTCAGGCCTGGCTGCCCGGAACCGAGGGCTGCAGGAAGGAGATCTTATCCTACAG ATCAATGGGGTGTCCAGCAAGAATCTGTCGCTGAGTGACACGCGACGGCTGATTGAGAAGTCAGAAGGGAAGCTCACCCTGCTGGTGCTCAGGGACCACAGACAGTTTCTGGTGAACATCCCGCCCGCAGTCAGCGACAGTGACAGCTCCCTTCTGGAGG ATATCTCAGACCTGGGCTCGGAACTGTCTCAGGCACTGCCCTCCCACATCCCTCCTCCACCCCAGCAAGCACAGCGGAGCCCAGATACCAGCCGGACCACCTCCCCCGT GGAGAGGCCCCAGCTTCAGCGGAAGCGGTTGGTAGACTCCAGAGACATCTCGGAACCAG ACTCCCCTCCAGAAAGAAGCTATGACATCTACCGGGTGCCCAGTGGCCAGAGCATAGAGGATCACGG GTACAGCCCTGACGTGCGGGTGGTCCACTTCATCAAGGGTGCCAGCATCGGGCTGCGGCTGGCCGGGGGCAACGACGTGGGCATCTTTGTGTCAGGGGTGCAGGCGGGCAGCCCGGCGGATGGGCAGGGCATCCAGGAGGGGGACCAGATCCTGCAG GCGAATGACACATCCTTCAGGAACCTGACGCGGGAGGAGGCTGTGCAGTTTCTGCTGGGGCTCCCCCGTGGCGAGGAGGTGGAGCTGGTGATGCAGCGGAAGCAGgacagtgagt TCTTCCAGAAGATGGTGCAGTCCCGTGTGGGTGACTCCTTCTATATCCGCACGCACTTTGAGATGGAGCCCAGCCCGCCATCTGGCCTGGGCTTCACGCGTGGTGACGTCTTCCATGTGGTCGACACACTGTACCCAGGTCCCGGGCAGAGCCATGCTCGTGGGGGCCACTGGCTGGCGGCCCGCGTGGGTCGGGACCTCCGGGAACAGGAGCGGGGGCTCATTCCCAACCAGAGCAG GGCAGAGCAGCTGGCCACTCTGGAGGCCGCCCAGAGGGCCTTGGGGGCCGGACCCAGCTCCTCCACTAGCTCCAGTGCGCGTGCCGAGTTCTGGCGGCTGCGGGGCCTTCGTCGGGGAGCCAAGAAGACCGTCCAGCGGAGCCGCGAGGACCTATCAGCTCTGACCAAACAGGGTCACTATCCACCCTACGAGCGCGTGGTGCTGCGAGAAG CCAGCTTCAAGCGTCCGGTGGTGATCCTGGGGCCCGTGGCAGACATTGCTATGCAGAAGCTGACTGCCGAGATGCCTGACCAGTTTGAAATTGCAG AGAGCATGTTGAGGACTGAAAGCCCCTCGAAGATTATCAAACTGGACACCGTGCGGGTGATTGCGGAGAGG GACAAGCATGCACTCCTGGACGTGACACCCTCGGCGGTTGAGCGCCTCAACTATGTGCAGTACTATCCTATTGTGGTCTTCTGTGCCCCTGAGAGCCGGTCGGCCCTCAAGGCACTGCGGCAGTGGCTGGCCCCCGCCTCCCGCCGCAGCTCCCGCCGCCTCTATGCACAGGCCCAGAAGCTTCGGAAACACAGTAGCCACCTTTTCACAG CCACCATCCCTCTGCATGGCACGAGTGACACCTGGTACCAGGAACTCAAGGCTATCATCCAGGAGCAGCAGACGCGGCCCATCTGGACGTCCGAGGATCAG CTGGACAGCTCCTCAGAGGACAACCTGGACCTCCCTCTCCACGGCCTGGCCGACAGCTCGGCTGAGCTCAGCTGCGACAGCCGGGCCAACAGCGACTATGAAACAGACGGCGAGGGTCACACGGATGGCGAGGGTTACACGGATGGCGAGGGTGGGGCCTACACGGACATGGACGAGGAGCCCCCAGTGGTGGCACTGACCCGGTCCTCGGAGCCTGTGCTGGCAGACCAGCCCCAAAGCCCACAGGATCATGGGAGATCCGTGTCCCGCTGGGGGGTCCAG GTGGACGGCTGGCACCCCCAGGGTCAGTGGCGACAGGACAGCATGCG GACATATGAGCGGGAAGCTctgaagaaaaagtttacacgaGCCCGAGACATGGAGTCCTCCGATGAAGATGGTTACGACTGGGGCCCGGCCACTGACTTGTGA
- the TJP3 gene encoding tight junction protein ZO-3 isoform X2, giving the protein MAVRFQVANMEELTIWEQHTATLSKDPRRGFGIAISGGRDRSSGSVVVSDVLPGGPAEGRLQTGDQIVMVNGVSMENVTSAFAIQILKTCTKLANITVKRPRKIQLPVTKAGPSSPGHQDSDEEDGPRRLEDADHGRGYEGDSSSGSGRSWGERSRRPRAGRRSRAGSRGRRSPGGGSEANGLALVSGFKRLPRQDVLMRPVKSVLVRRRESEEFGVKLGSQIFIKHITDSGLAARNRGLQEGDLILQINGVSSKNLSLSDTRRLIEKSEGKLTLLVLRDHRQFLVNIPPAVSDSDSSLLEDISDLGSELSQALPSHIPPPPQQAQRSPDTSRTTSPVERPQLQRKRLVDSRDISEPDSPPERSYDIYRVPSGQSIEDHGYSPDVRVVHFIKGASIGLRLAGGNDVGIFVSGVQAGSPADGQGIQEGDQILQANDTSFRNLTREEAVQFLLGLPRGEEVELVMQRKQDIFQKMVQSRVGDSFYIRTHFEMEPSPPSGLGFTRGDVFHVVDTLYPGPGQSHARGGHWLAARVGRDLREQERGLIPNQSRAEQLATLEAAQRALGAGPSSSTSSSARAEFWRLRGLRRGAKKTVQRSREDLSALTKQGHYPPYERVVLREASFKRPVVILGPVADIAMQKLTAEMPDQFEIAESMLRTESPSKIIKLDTVRVIAERDKHALLDVTPSAVERLNYVQYYPIVVFCAPESRSALKALRQWLAPASRRSSRRLYAQAQKLRKHSSHLFTATIPLHGTSDTWYQELKAIIQEQQTRPIWTSEDQLDSSSEDNLDLPLHGLADSSAELSCDSRANSDYETDGEGHTDGEGYTDGEGGAYTDMDEEPPVVALTRSSEPVLADQPQSPQDHGRSVSRWGVQVDGWHPQGQWRQDSMRTYEREALKKKFTRARDMESSDEDGYDWGPATDL; this is encoded by the exons GTGGCCAACATGGAGGAGCTGACAATCTGGGAGCAGCACACAGCCACACTCAGCAAG GATCCTCGCCGGGGCTTTGGCATTGCCATCTCTGGAGGTCGAGACCGGTCCAGCGGGTCCGTGGTTGTGTCCGATGTATTGCCCGGGGGGCCAGCTGAGGGCAGGCTGCA GACAGGGGACCAGATTGTCATGGTGAATGGGGTCTCCATGGAAAATGTCACCTCTGCCTTCGCCATCCAGATACTCAAGACTTGCACCAAGTTGGCCAACATT acagtGAAGCGGCCCCGGAAGATCCAGCTGCCTGTCACAAAGGCTGGCCCTTCTAGCCCAGGGCACCAGGACTCGGACGAGGAGGATGGGCCCCGGCGGCTTGAGGATGCTGACCACGGTCGGGGCTATGAGGGCGACTCGTCCAGTGGCTCCGGCCGTTCCTGGGGTGAGCGCTCCCGCCGGCCAAGGGCTGGCCGCCGGAGCCGGGCTGGCAGCCGTGGGCGCAGGAGCCCAGGTGGCGGCTCTGAGGCCAATGGGCTGGCCCTGGTGTCGGGCTTCAAGCGGCTCCCACGGCAGGACGTGCTGATGAGGCCCGTGAAGTCAGTGCTGGTGAGGCGGAGGGAGAGCGAAG AGTTTGGGGTCAAACTGGGCAGTCAGATTTTCATCAAGCACATCACGGATTCAGGCCTGGCTGCCCGGAACCGAGGGCTGCAGGAAGGAGATCTTATCCTACAG ATCAATGGGGTGTCCAGCAAGAATCTGTCGCTGAGTGACACGCGACGGCTGATTGAGAAGTCAGAAGGGAAGCTCACCCTGCTGGTGCTCAGGGACCACAGACAGTTTCTGGTGAACATCCCGCCCGCAGTCAGCGACAGTGACAGCTCCCTTCTGGAGG ATATCTCAGACCTGGGCTCGGAACTGTCTCAGGCACTGCCCTCCCACATCCCTCCTCCACCCCAGCAAGCACAGCGGAGCCCAGATACCAGCCGGACCACCTCCCCCGT GGAGAGGCCCCAGCTTCAGCGGAAGCGGTTGGTAGACTCCAGAGACATCTCGGAACCAG ACTCCCCTCCAGAAAGAAGCTATGACATCTACCGGGTGCCCAGTGGCCAGAGCATAGAGGATCACGG GTACAGCCCTGACGTGCGGGTGGTCCACTTCATCAAGGGTGCCAGCATCGGGCTGCGGCTGGCCGGGGGCAACGACGTGGGCATCTTTGTGTCAGGGGTGCAGGCGGGCAGCCCGGCGGATGGGCAGGGCATCCAGGAGGGGGACCAGATCCTGCAG GCGAATGACACATCCTTCAGGAACCTGACGCGGGAGGAGGCTGTGCAGTTTCTGCTGGGGCTCCCCCGTGGCGAGGAGGTGGAGCTGGTGATGCAGCGGAAGCAGgaca TCTTCCAGAAGATGGTGCAGTCCCGTGTGGGTGACTCCTTCTATATCCGCACGCACTTTGAGATGGAGCCCAGCCCGCCATCTGGCCTGGGCTTCACGCGTGGTGACGTCTTCCATGTGGTCGACACACTGTACCCAGGTCCCGGGCAGAGCCATGCTCGTGGGGGCCACTGGCTGGCGGCCCGCGTGGGTCGGGACCTCCGGGAACAGGAGCGGGGGCTCATTCCCAACCAGAGCAG GGCAGAGCAGCTGGCCACTCTGGAGGCCGCCCAGAGGGCCTTGGGGGCCGGACCCAGCTCCTCCACTAGCTCCAGTGCGCGTGCCGAGTTCTGGCGGCTGCGGGGCCTTCGTCGGGGAGCCAAGAAGACCGTCCAGCGGAGCCGCGAGGACCTATCAGCTCTGACCAAACAGGGTCACTATCCACCCTACGAGCGCGTGGTGCTGCGAGAAG CCAGCTTCAAGCGTCCGGTGGTGATCCTGGGGCCCGTGGCAGACATTGCTATGCAGAAGCTGACTGCCGAGATGCCTGACCAGTTTGAAATTGCAG AGAGCATGTTGAGGACTGAAAGCCCCTCGAAGATTATCAAACTGGACACCGTGCGGGTGATTGCGGAGAGG GACAAGCATGCACTCCTGGACGTGACACCCTCGGCGGTTGAGCGCCTCAACTATGTGCAGTACTATCCTATTGTGGTCTTCTGTGCCCCTGAGAGCCGGTCGGCCCTCAAGGCACTGCGGCAGTGGCTGGCCCCCGCCTCCCGCCGCAGCTCCCGCCGCCTCTATGCACAGGCCCAGAAGCTTCGGAAACACAGTAGCCACCTTTTCACAG CCACCATCCCTCTGCATGGCACGAGTGACACCTGGTACCAGGAACTCAAGGCTATCATCCAGGAGCAGCAGACGCGGCCCATCTGGACGTCCGAGGATCAG CTGGACAGCTCCTCAGAGGACAACCTGGACCTCCCTCTCCACGGCCTGGCCGACAGCTCGGCTGAGCTCAGCTGCGACAGCCGGGCCAACAGCGACTATGAAACAGACGGCGAGGGTCACACGGATGGCGAGGGTTACACGGATGGCGAGGGTGGGGCCTACACGGACATGGACGAGGAGCCCCCAGTGGTGGCACTGACCCGGTCCTCGGAGCCTGTGCTGGCAGACCAGCCCCAAAGCCCACAGGATCATGGGAGATCCGTGTCCCGCTGGGGGGTCCAG GTGGACGGCTGGCACCCCCAGGGTCAGTGGCGACAGGACAGCATGCG GACATATGAGCGGGAAGCTctgaagaaaaagtttacacgaGCCCGAGACATGGAGTCCTCCGATGAAGATGGTTACGACTGGGGCCCGGCCACTGACTTGTGA
- the TJP3 gene encoding tight junction protein ZO-3 isoform X1 has product MAVRFQVANMEELTIWEQHTATLSKDPRRGFGIAISGGRDRSSGSVVVSDVLPGGPAEGRLQTGDQIVMVNGVSMENVTSAFAIQILKTCTKLANITVKRPRKIQLPVTKAGPSSPGHQDSDEEDGPRRLEDADHGRGYEGDSSSGSGRSWGERSRRPRAGRRSRAGSRGRRSPGGGSEANGLALVSGFKRLPRQDVLMRPVKSVLVRRRESEEFGVKLGSQIFIKHITDSGLAARNRGLQEGDLILQINGVSSKNLSLSDTRRLIEKSEGKLTLLVLRDHRQFLVNIPPAVSDSDSSLLEDISDLGSELSQALPSHIPPPPQQAQRSPDTSRTTSPVERPQLQRKRLVDSRDISEPDSPPERSYDIYRVPSGQSIEDHGYSPDVRVVHFIKGASIGLRLAGGNDVGIFVSGVQAGSPADGQGIQEGDQILQANDTSFRNLTREEAVQFLLGLPRGEEVELVMQRKQDSEFFQKMVQSRVGDSFYIRTHFEMEPSPPSGLGFTRGDVFHVVDTLYPGPGQSHARGGHWLAARVGRDLREQERGLIPNQSRAEQLATLEAAQRALGAGPSSSTSSSARAEFWRLRGLRRGAKKTVQRSREDLSALTKQGHYPPYERVVLREASFKRPVVILGPVADIAMQKLTAEMPDQFEIAESMLRTESPSKIIKLDTVRVIAERDKHALLDVTPSAVERLNYVQYYPIVVFCAPESRSALKALRQWLAPASRRSSRRLYAQAQKLRKHSSHLFTATIPLHGTSDTWYQELKAIIQEQQTRPIWTSEDQLDSSSEDNLDLPLHGLADSSAELSCDSRANSDYETDGEGHTDGEGYTDGEGGAYTDMDEEPPVVALTRSSEPVLADQPQSPQDHGRSVSRWGVQVDGWHPQGQWRQDSMRTYEREALKKKFTRARDMESSDEDGYDWGPATDL; this is encoded by the exons GTGGCCAACATGGAGGAGCTGACAATCTGGGAGCAGCACACAGCCACACTCAGCAAG GATCCTCGCCGGGGCTTTGGCATTGCCATCTCTGGAGGTCGAGACCGGTCCAGCGGGTCCGTGGTTGTGTCCGATGTATTGCCCGGGGGGCCAGCTGAGGGCAGGCTGCA GACAGGGGACCAGATTGTCATGGTGAATGGGGTCTCCATGGAAAATGTCACCTCTGCCTTCGCCATCCAGATACTCAAGACTTGCACCAAGTTGGCCAACATT acagtGAAGCGGCCCCGGAAGATCCAGCTGCCTGTCACAAAGGCTGGCCCTTCTAGCCCAGGGCACCAGGACTCGGACGAGGAGGATGGGCCCCGGCGGCTTGAGGATGCTGACCACGGTCGGGGCTATGAGGGCGACTCGTCCAGTGGCTCCGGCCGTTCCTGGGGTGAGCGCTCCCGCCGGCCAAGGGCTGGCCGCCGGAGCCGGGCTGGCAGCCGTGGGCGCAGGAGCCCAGGTGGCGGCTCTGAGGCCAATGGGCTGGCCCTGGTGTCGGGCTTCAAGCGGCTCCCACGGCAGGACGTGCTGATGAGGCCCGTGAAGTCAGTGCTGGTGAGGCGGAGGGAGAGCGAAG AGTTTGGGGTCAAACTGGGCAGTCAGATTTTCATCAAGCACATCACGGATTCAGGCCTGGCTGCCCGGAACCGAGGGCTGCAGGAAGGAGATCTTATCCTACAG ATCAATGGGGTGTCCAGCAAGAATCTGTCGCTGAGTGACACGCGACGGCTGATTGAGAAGTCAGAAGGGAAGCTCACCCTGCTGGTGCTCAGGGACCACAGACAGTTTCTGGTGAACATCCCGCCCGCAGTCAGCGACAGTGACAGCTCCCTTCTGGAGG ATATCTCAGACCTGGGCTCGGAACTGTCTCAGGCACTGCCCTCCCACATCCCTCCTCCACCCCAGCAAGCACAGCGGAGCCCAGATACCAGCCGGACCACCTCCCCCGT GGAGAGGCCCCAGCTTCAGCGGAAGCGGTTGGTAGACTCCAGAGACATCTCGGAACCAG ACTCCCCTCCAGAAAGAAGCTATGACATCTACCGGGTGCCCAGTGGCCAGAGCATAGAGGATCACGG GTACAGCCCTGACGTGCGGGTGGTCCACTTCATCAAGGGTGCCAGCATCGGGCTGCGGCTGGCCGGGGGCAACGACGTGGGCATCTTTGTGTCAGGGGTGCAGGCGGGCAGCCCGGCGGATGGGCAGGGCATCCAGGAGGGGGACCAGATCCTGCAG GCGAATGACACATCCTTCAGGAACCTGACGCGGGAGGAGGCTGTGCAGTTTCTGCTGGGGCTCCCCCGTGGCGAGGAGGTGGAGCTGGTGATGCAGCGGAAGCAGgacagtgagt TCTTCCAGAAGATGGTGCAGTCCCGTGTGGGTGACTCCTTCTATATCCGCACGCACTTTGAGATGGAGCCCAGCCCGCCATCTGGCCTGGGCTTCACGCGTGGTGACGTCTTCCATGTGGTCGACACACTGTACCCAGGTCCCGGGCAGAGCCATGCTCGTGGGGGCCACTGGCTGGCGGCCCGCGTGGGTCGGGACCTCCGGGAACAGGAGCGGGGGCTCATTCCCAACCAGAGCAG GGCAGAGCAGCTGGCCACTCTGGAGGCCGCCCAGAGGGCCTTGGGGGCCGGACCCAGCTCCTCCACTAGCTCCAGTGCGCGTGCCGAGTTCTGGCGGCTGCGGGGCCTTCGTCGGGGAGCCAAGAAGACCGTCCAGCGGAGCCGCGAGGACCTATCAGCTCTGACCAAACAGGGTCACTATCCACCCTACGAGCGCGTGGTGCTGCGAGAAG CCAGCTTCAAGCGTCCGGTGGTGATCCTGGGGCCCGTGGCAGACATTGCTATGCAGAAGCTGACTGCCGAGATGCCTGACCAGTTTGAAATTGCAG AGAGCATGTTGAGGACTGAAAGCCCCTCGAAGATTATCAAACTGGACACCGTGCGGGTGATTGCGGAGAGG GACAAGCATGCACTCCTGGACGTGACACCCTCGGCGGTTGAGCGCCTCAACTATGTGCAGTACTATCCTATTGTGGTCTTCTGTGCCCCTGAGAGCCGGTCGGCCCTCAAGGCACTGCGGCAGTGGCTGGCCCCCGCCTCCCGCCGCAGCTCCCGCCGCCTCTATGCACAGGCCCAGAAGCTTCGGAAACACAGTAGCCACCTTTTCACAG CCACCATCCCTCTGCATGGCACGAGTGACACCTGGTACCAGGAACTCAAGGCTATCATCCAGGAGCAGCAGACGCGGCCCATCTGGACGTCCGAGGATCAG CTGGACAGCTCCTCAGAGGACAACCTGGACCTCCCTCTCCACGGCCTGGCCGACAGCTCGGCTGAGCTCAGCTGCGACAGCCGGGCCAACAGCGACTATGAAACAGACGGCGAGGGTCACACGGATGGCGAGGGTTACACGGATGGCGAGGGTGGGGCCTACACGGACATGGACGAGGAGCCCCCAGTGGTGGCACTGACCCGGTCCTCGGAGCCTGTGCTGGCAGACCAGCCCCAAAGCCCACAGGATCATGGGAGATCCGTGTCCCGCTGGGGGGTCCAG GTGGACGGCTGGCACCCCCAGGGTCAGTGGCGACAGGACAGCATGCG GACATATGAGCGGGAAGCTctgaagaaaaagtttacacgaGCCCGAGACATGGAGTCCTCCGATGAAGATGGTTACGACTGGGGCCCGGCCACTGACTTGTGA